The Miscanthus floridulus cultivar M001 chromosome 7, ASM1932011v1, whole genome shotgun sequence genome includes a region encoding these proteins:
- the LOC136466349 gene encoding uncharacterized protein, with protein MVVPTGLRIVDSDADTQIMNQFAYKIKNFVMYFDIYNSFDKDIVLNPIGTLPKMLSPRKVPPERDDVGNNNNSDNDGSIDGYFLDSDYEVDDDDDDLFYDNVDDGVVDEGAAKGIVVSKGKKRNAPYGKEKMATVREWDELSSDENELELPAEEEGQVGMNLKTFRPEDLQNPIFKIGMKFASAQLLRKAITEYNIKHRVEIKMPWNDKIRIKAHCDVGCPWYLYASFDSRMECFLIKSYVGDHHCQKKWVLKRCTAKWLANKYLDKFRADEKMSLTNFGRTVQLKLNLTSSRMKLSRARRMAWNIIYGDEVQQFNLLWNYGHELRKSNPGSSFFLNLLDGYFSSLYVSFDACKRGFLSGCRPVICLDGCHIKTKFGGQLLTAVGIDPNDCIFPVAMAVVEVECLASWKWFLETLKQDLGIDNTTPWTIMTDKQKGLIPAVQ; from the coding sequence ATGGTTGTGCCTACTGGTTTGAGAATTGTAGACTCAGATGCAGATACACAAATCATGAACCAATTTGCATATAAGATCAAAAACTTTGTGATGTACTTTGATATCTATAATTCATTTGACAAAGACATTGTGTTGAATCCAATTGGTACACTACCCAAAATGTTAAGTCCTAGGAAGGTGCCACCTGAAAGAGATGATGtgggcaacaacaacaacagtgaCAATGATGGCAGTATAGATGGGTACTTCTTAGACAGTGactatgaagttgatgatgatgatgatgacctatTCTATGACAATGTTGATGATGGGGTGGTTGATGAGGGTGCAGCCAAGGGCATTGTAGTCAGCAAAGGGAAGAAGAGAAATGCTCCATATGGCAAAGAGAAGATGGCTACGGTTAGGGAATGGGATGAGCTGTCGTCTGATGAGAATGAGTTAGAGTTACCAGCTGAGGAAGAGGGCCAAGTTGGGATGAATTTGAAGACCTTCAGGCCAGAGGACCTACAGAACCCTATTTTCAAAATTGGAATGAAGTTTGCATCAGCACAACTGCTAAGAAAGGCTATTACAGAATACAATATCAAACATAGGGTGGAGATAAAGATGCCATGGAATGACAAGATCAGAATCAAAGCTCATTGTGATGTTGGTTGTCCATGGTACTTGTATGCTTCATTTGATTCTAGGATGGAATGTTTCTTGATCAAATCTTATGTTGGTGATCACCATTGTCAGAAGAAATGGGTGCTTAAGAGGTGCACTGCAAAATGGCTAGCTAACAAGTACTTGGACAAGTTTAGGGCTGATGAGAAGATGAGCCTGACCAATTTTGGAAGGACAGTTCAGTTGAAGTTGAACTTGACCTCCTCTAGGATGAAGCTGAGTAGGGCAAGAAGGATGGCATGGAACATCATTTATGGAGATGAAGTGCAGCAATTCAATCTTCTTTGGAATTATGGTCATGAACTCAGGAAGTCAAATCCAGGTAGTAGCTTCTTTCTGAACTTGCTTGATGGCTACTTCAGTTCACTTTATGTGTCTTTCGATGCTTGTAAGAGGGGTTTCCTCAGTGGATGCAGGCCAGTGATATGTCTAGATGGCTGCCACATCAAGACTAAATTTGGGGGACAGCTACTCACTGCTGTAGGCATAGACCCAAATGATTGTATCTTTCCTGTAGCCATGGCAGTGGTAGAGGTAGAGTGTCTAGCATCATGGAAGTGGTTCCTAGAGACACTAAAACAAGATCTTGGCATAGACAACACCACTCCTTGGACCATAATGACAGATAAACAAAAAGGACTAATCCCTGCTGTCCAGTAA